In Labrus bergylta chromosome 11, fLabBer1.1, whole genome shotgun sequence, one genomic interval encodes:
- the calm3a gene encoding calmodulin 3a (phosphorylase kinase, delta): MADQLTEEQIAEFKEAFSLFDKDGDGTITTKELGTVMRSLGQNPTEAELQDMINEVDADGNGTIDFPEFLTMMARKMKDTDSEEEIREAFRVFDKDGNGYISAAELRHVMTNLGEKLTDEEVDEMIREADIDGDGQVNYEEFVQMMTAK; this comes from the exons ATG GCTGATCAGCTGACAGAGGAGCAAATTGCTG AGTTCAAGGAGGCTTTCTCGCTGTTCGATAAGGACGGTGATGGTACGATCACCACCAAGGAGCTTGGAACTGTGATGCGTTCTCTGGGACAGAACCCCACTGAGGCGGAGCTGCAGGATATGATCAATGAGGTGGATGCTGATG GTAATGGTACGATTGACTTCCCTGAGTTTCTGACCATGATGGCCAGGAAGATGAAAGATACAGACAGTGAGGAGGAGATCCGAGAAGCCTTCAGAGTCTTTGACAAG GATGGTAACGGCTACATCAGTGCAGCAGAGCTACGACACGTCATGACCAATTTAGGAGAGAAGCTCACCGATGAGGAGGTGGACGAAATGATCCGTGAGGCTGACATAGACGGTGACGGCCAAGTCAACTATGAgg AGTTTGTCCAGATGATGACTGCCAAGTGA